One genomic window of Solanum dulcamara chromosome 10, daSolDulc1.2, whole genome shotgun sequence includes the following:
- the LOC129871304 gene encoding G-type lectin S-receptor-like serine/threonine-protein kinase At4g27290 isoform X2, whose amino-acid sequence MKVDTIIHLFFLLYLLSIYQISLGDTITTTQFLKDGEPNITSSGGSFQMGFFRPGNSKNRYVGIWYSNISVTTVVWVANREAPLTTNSGTLKVIKPGRLVIMNDTNHIIWSTNTSRSVQNPVAKLLDSGNLVVKDVADDEIGGFLWQSFDYPTDTLLPGMKIGWNFVTGREVYLSSWKSEEDPAPGDYTYHCDPSGYLQNILKKGSKVIYRSGPWNGLRFSGATSSRQSQFYTFGVISTKTEVYFSYHLLAAVITRFCLNQNGALQRWTWGDRNKGWVLYLSLPTDNCDTYKLCGGYGSCNSLNSPVCGCLDKFEPKHVEDWGKADWSSGCVRRTGLNCIKGDVFLKYSKLKLPDTRNSWFNVTMNLEECRKFCLRNCSCMAYSNLDIRNGGSGCLLWFEDLLDIRQLPNEGQDIYIRMAASELASQDKSNGHKGKLLSWTIPLSAGAILVILSLVIWIRRRKLASEKKKGCWGRNGNYKMDYHSEEYELPLFDLSTIAKSTNNFSVVSKIGEGGYGPVYKGVLEQGQEIAVKRLSRTSTQGQDEFMNEVMYIVKLQHRNLVKILGCCIEGEEKMLIYEYMPNGSLDSFIFDDTRSRVLDWPKRFHIINGIARGLMYLHQDSQLRIIHRDLKANNVLLDNDMNPKISDFGIARSCEDDKFGAKTHRVVGTYGYLSPEYAVHGVYSVKSDVFSYGVLVLEIVSGKGNRKFSHPDHNLNLLGHAWKLYKEGRSMELLGDFPIDVHSTPEVIRLIHVGLLCVQHHPEDRPTMSSVVMMLNNEGVLPPAKQPGFFVETNTPDNEHSTGNEITITTLDAR is encoded by the exons ATGAAGGTAGACACAATTATTCATCTCTTCTTCCTTCTCTACTTACTTTCCATTTACCAAATTTCATTAGGTGATACCATAACAACAACTCAGTTTCTCAAAGATGGTGAACCCAATATTACTTCATCTGGTGGAAGTTTTCAAATGGGTTTTTTCAGACCAGGTAATTCCAAAAATCGTTATGTTGGTATATGGTATAGCAACATTTCTGTCACTACTGTTGTTTGGGTTGCCAATAGAGAAGCACCTCTGACAACTAATTCGGGTACCCTAAAAGTTATCAAACCAGGAAGACTTGTCATAATGAATGATACTAACCACATCATATGGTCTACGAATACCTCGAGATCTGTGCAAAACCCCGTTGCCAAGTTGCTCGATTCCGGAAATCTTGTTGTGAAGGACGTTGCTGATGATGAAATTGGGGGTTTTCTTTGGCAGAGTTTTGATTACCCAACTGATACCCTTTTGCCCGGTATGAAAATTGGGTGGAATTTTGTGACTGGAAGAGAAGTGTATTTGTCGTCGTGGAAGAGCGAGGAGGATCCAGCTCCGGGTGATTATACGTACCATTGTGACCCTTCTGGTTACTTACAGAACATTTTGAAGAAAGGTTCAAAGGTGATATATAGATCTGGACCATGGAATGGTCTAAGGTTTAGCGGAGCAACAAGTTCAAGACAAAGTCAGTTTTATACATTTGGTGTCATTTCAACTAAAACTGAAGTTTATTTTAGTTATCACCTTCTGGCTGCGGTTATAACAAGGTTTTGTTTGAATCAGAATGGTGCGTTACAACGATGGACGTGGGGTGATAGGAATAAAGGTTGGGTACTTTACCTCTCGTTACCAACGGACAACTGTGATACTTATAAGTTATGTGGAGGATATGGTAGTTGTAATAGTTTGAATTCTCCGGTATGTGGATGTTTAGACAAGTTCGAACCTAAACATGTTGAAGATTGGGGGAAGGCGGATTGGTCAAGTGGTTGTGTTAGGAGGACAGGGCTGAATTGCATCAAGGGAGATGTGTTTTTGAAGTATTCGAAACTTAAATTACCAGACACGCGGAATTCATGGTTTAATGTGACTATGAACCTTGAAGAATGCCGGAAATTTTGCTTGAGAAATTGCTCTTGTATGgcttactcaaatcttgacatACGCAATGGAGGAAGCGGTTGCTTACTGTGGTTTGAAGATCTGCTTGATATTCGACAGCTACCCAACGAAGGACAAGATATCTACATTAGAATGGCTGCCTCTGAATTAG CTAGTCAGGATAAATCAAATGGACACAAAGGGAAACTTCTCTCCTGGACTATCCCATTATCAGCTGGAGCGATTTTGGTAATCCTAAGCCTAGTGATCTGGATTAGAAGAAGGAAGCTAGCTTCAGAGAAAAAGAAAG GATGTTGGGGGCGCAATGGCAATTACAAGATGGATTACCACAGTGAAGAATATGAGTTACCACTGTTTGACTTATCTACTATAGCTAAATCTACAAACAACTTTTCAGTAGTGAGTAAAATTGGAGAGGGTGGATATGGACCTGTTTACAAG GGTGTGCTTGAACAAGGACAGGAAATAGCTGTGAAGCGGCTATCAAGGACTTCCACACAAGGACAAGATGAGTTCATGAATGAAGTGATGTATATTGTGAAACTTCAACATAGAAATCTGGTGAAGATTCTCGGATGCTGCATCGAAGGAGAAGAAAAAATGTTGATCTATGAGTACATGCCAAATGGAAGTCTTGATTCATTTATATTTG ATGACACACGAAGCAGGGTATTAGACTGGCCTAAGCGCTTTCACATAATCAATGGGATTGCTCGGGGACTTATGTATCTGCATCAAGATTCTCAGTTGAGGATCATTCACAGGGACCTGAAAGCTAACAACGTTTTACTTGACAATGACATGAATCCAAAGATATCAGACTTCGGTATAGCAAGAAGTTGTGAAGACGACAAGTTTGGAGCCAAGACACACCGAGTAGTTGGAACATA TGGCTACCTCTCACCGGAATATGCTGTACATGGTGTCTACTCAGTGAAGTCAGATGTATTTAGCTATGGAGTCTTAGTGCTTGAAATTGTGAGTGGGAAAGGGAACAGAAAATTCTCTCATCCGGACCATAACCTTAACCTCCTTGGACAT GCATGGAAACTCTATAAAGAAGGTAGATCAATGGAATTACTCGGGGACTTCCCCATTGATGTTCATTCTACACCTGAAGTTATACGATTAATCCATGTTGGTCTATTGTGTGTTCAACATCATCCAGAAGATCGTCCAACTATGTCTTCAGTGGTTATGATGTTAAACAATGAAGGTGTACTACCACCTGCTAAACAACCAGGTTTCTTCGTAGAAACAAATACACCGGATAATGAACATAGTACAGGGAATGAGATCACCATCACAACATTAGATGCCAGATAG
- the LOC129871304 gene encoding G-type lectin S-receptor-like serine/threonine-protein kinase At4g27290 isoform X1 codes for MKVDTIIHLFFLLYLLSIYQISLGDTITTTQFLKDGEPNITSSGGSFQMGFFRPGNSKNRYVGIWYSNISVTTVVWVANREAPLTTNSGTLKVIKPGRLVIMNDTNHIIWSTNTSRSVQNPVAKLLDSGNLVVKDVADDEIGGFLWQSFDYPTDTLLPGMKIGWNFVTGREVYLSSWKSEEDPAPGDYTYHCDPSGYLQNILKKGSKVIYRSGPWNGLRFSGATSSRQSQFYTFGVISTKTEVYFSYHLLAAVITRFCLNQNGALQRWTWGDRNKGWVLYLSLPTDNCDTYKLCGGYGSCNSLNSPVCGCLDKFEPKHVEDWGKADWSSGCVRRTGLNCIKGDVFLKYSKLKLPDTRNSWFNVTMNLEECRKFCLRNCSCMAYSNLDIRNGGSGCLLWFEDLLDIRQLPNEGQDIYIRMAASELASQDKSNGHKGKLLSWTIPLSAGAILVILSLVIWIRRRKLASEKKKGCWGRNGNYKMDYHSEEYELPLFDLSTIAKSTNNFSVVSKIGEGGYGPVYKGVLEQGQEIAVKRLSRTSTQGQDEFMNEVMYIVKLQHRNLVKILGCCIEGEEKMLIYEYMPNGSLDSFIFADDTRSRVLDWPKRFHIINGIARGLMYLHQDSQLRIIHRDLKANNVLLDNDMNPKISDFGIARSCEDDKFGAKTHRVVGTYGYLSPEYAVHGVYSVKSDVFSYGVLVLEIVSGKGNRKFSHPDHNLNLLGHAWKLYKEGRSMELLGDFPIDVHSTPEVIRLIHVGLLCVQHHPEDRPTMSSVVMMLNNEGVLPPAKQPGFFVETNTPDNEHSTGNEITITTLDAR; via the exons ATGAAGGTAGACACAATTATTCATCTCTTCTTCCTTCTCTACTTACTTTCCATTTACCAAATTTCATTAGGTGATACCATAACAACAACTCAGTTTCTCAAAGATGGTGAACCCAATATTACTTCATCTGGTGGAAGTTTTCAAATGGGTTTTTTCAGACCAGGTAATTCCAAAAATCGTTATGTTGGTATATGGTATAGCAACATTTCTGTCACTACTGTTGTTTGGGTTGCCAATAGAGAAGCACCTCTGACAACTAATTCGGGTACCCTAAAAGTTATCAAACCAGGAAGACTTGTCATAATGAATGATACTAACCACATCATATGGTCTACGAATACCTCGAGATCTGTGCAAAACCCCGTTGCCAAGTTGCTCGATTCCGGAAATCTTGTTGTGAAGGACGTTGCTGATGATGAAATTGGGGGTTTTCTTTGGCAGAGTTTTGATTACCCAACTGATACCCTTTTGCCCGGTATGAAAATTGGGTGGAATTTTGTGACTGGAAGAGAAGTGTATTTGTCGTCGTGGAAGAGCGAGGAGGATCCAGCTCCGGGTGATTATACGTACCATTGTGACCCTTCTGGTTACTTACAGAACATTTTGAAGAAAGGTTCAAAGGTGATATATAGATCTGGACCATGGAATGGTCTAAGGTTTAGCGGAGCAACAAGTTCAAGACAAAGTCAGTTTTATACATTTGGTGTCATTTCAACTAAAACTGAAGTTTATTTTAGTTATCACCTTCTGGCTGCGGTTATAACAAGGTTTTGTTTGAATCAGAATGGTGCGTTACAACGATGGACGTGGGGTGATAGGAATAAAGGTTGGGTACTTTACCTCTCGTTACCAACGGACAACTGTGATACTTATAAGTTATGTGGAGGATATGGTAGTTGTAATAGTTTGAATTCTCCGGTATGTGGATGTTTAGACAAGTTCGAACCTAAACATGTTGAAGATTGGGGGAAGGCGGATTGGTCAAGTGGTTGTGTTAGGAGGACAGGGCTGAATTGCATCAAGGGAGATGTGTTTTTGAAGTATTCGAAACTTAAATTACCAGACACGCGGAATTCATGGTTTAATGTGACTATGAACCTTGAAGAATGCCGGAAATTTTGCTTGAGAAATTGCTCTTGTATGgcttactcaaatcttgacatACGCAATGGAGGAAGCGGTTGCTTACTGTGGTTTGAAGATCTGCTTGATATTCGACAGCTACCCAACGAAGGACAAGATATCTACATTAGAATGGCTGCCTCTGAATTAG CTAGTCAGGATAAATCAAATGGACACAAAGGGAAACTTCTCTCCTGGACTATCCCATTATCAGCTGGAGCGATTTTGGTAATCCTAAGCCTAGTGATCTGGATTAGAAGAAGGAAGCTAGCTTCAGAGAAAAAGAAAG GATGTTGGGGGCGCAATGGCAATTACAAGATGGATTACCACAGTGAAGAATATGAGTTACCACTGTTTGACTTATCTACTATAGCTAAATCTACAAACAACTTTTCAGTAGTGAGTAAAATTGGAGAGGGTGGATATGGACCTGTTTACAAG GGTGTGCTTGAACAAGGACAGGAAATAGCTGTGAAGCGGCTATCAAGGACTTCCACACAAGGACAAGATGAGTTCATGAATGAAGTGATGTATATTGTGAAACTTCAACATAGAAATCTGGTGAAGATTCTCGGATGCTGCATCGAAGGAGAAGAAAAAATGTTGATCTATGAGTACATGCCAAATGGAAGTCTTGATTCATTTATATTTG CAGATGACACACGAAGCAGGGTATTAGACTGGCCTAAGCGCTTTCACATAATCAATGGGATTGCTCGGGGACTTATGTATCTGCATCAAGATTCTCAGTTGAGGATCATTCACAGGGACCTGAAAGCTAACAACGTTTTACTTGACAATGACATGAATCCAAAGATATCAGACTTCGGTATAGCAAGAAGTTGTGAAGACGACAAGTTTGGAGCCAAGACACACCGAGTAGTTGGAACATA TGGCTACCTCTCACCGGAATATGCTGTACATGGTGTCTACTCAGTGAAGTCAGATGTATTTAGCTATGGAGTCTTAGTGCTTGAAATTGTGAGTGGGAAAGGGAACAGAAAATTCTCTCATCCGGACCATAACCTTAACCTCCTTGGACAT GCATGGAAACTCTATAAAGAAGGTAGATCAATGGAATTACTCGGGGACTTCCCCATTGATGTTCATTCTACACCTGAAGTTATACGATTAATCCATGTTGGTCTATTGTGTGTTCAACATCATCCAGAAGATCGTCCAACTATGTCTTCAGTGGTTATGATGTTAAACAATGAAGGTGTACTACCACCTGCTAAACAACCAGGTTTCTTCGTAGAAACAAATACACCGGATAATGAACATAGTACAGGGAATGAGATCACCATCACAACATTAGATGCCAGATAG